The Deltaproteobacteria bacterium DNA window GGCGTTTGGCGCTATGGACAAGCAGTTCTGCGTTTACATCCTGGCCAGCAAACGGAACGGCACGCTGTACATTGGGGTGACCTCACAGCTGGCAACGCGGGTGTGGCAGCATAA harbors:
- a CDS encoding GIY-YIG nuclease family protein; amino-acid sequence: MDKQFCVYILASKRNGTLYIGVTSQLATRVWQH